A DNA window from Brenneria izadpanahii contains the following coding sequences:
- the rhaS gene encoding HTH-type transcriptional activator RhaS, producing MTVLRSVDFFPSGNASVAIEPRLPQPEFPEHHHDFYEIVIVEHGTGTHVFNGQPYTLSGGSICFVRDYDRHLFEHTENLCLTNVLYRAPDAFCFLSGLDKLLPQERDGNYPSHWRVNQNVLQQIKRFIDRLEELGDDAGTHAIAEREILFMQLLVLLSKSSFGDVAHDDNGRLNHLIAWLDDHFAETVCWEQLAGQFNLSLRTLHRQLKQQTGLTPQRYLNRLRLMKARHLLRHSDDNVTDIAFQCGFGDSNHFSTLFKREFSYSPQAMRLGMTAH from the coding sequence ATGACCGTTTTACGCAGCGTTGACTTTTTCCCTTCCGGCAACGCATCGGTGGCGATTGAGCCGCGGCTGCCGCAGCCGGAATTTCCTGAACACCATCATGATTTTTACGAAATCGTGATTGTCGAACACGGTACGGGCACTCATGTCTTTAACGGCCAGCCTTATACCTTGAGCGGCGGTTCAATTTGCTTCGTGCGCGATTATGATCGGCATCTGTTTGAACATACCGAAAACCTTTGTTTGACCAATGTGTTGTATCGCGCGCCGGACGCGTTCTGTTTCCTGTCCGGTCTGGATAAACTGCTGCCGCAGGAGCGGGATGGAAATTATCCGTCTCACTGGCGGGTTAACCAAAACGTATTGCAGCAGATAAAACGCTTTATCGATCGGCTGGAGGAACTGGGGGATGACGCCGGCACCCATGCCATCGCCGAGCGCGAAATTCTGTTTATGCAGTTACTGGTTCTGTTGAGTAAAAGCAGCTTTGGCGATGTCGCCCATGACGATAATGGACGGCTGAATCATCTTATCGCCTGGCTGGACGATCACTTTGCCGAGACGGTCTGTTGGGAGCAGCTTGCCGGCCAGTTCAATCTGTCATTGCGTACGTTGCACCGCCAGCTCAAACAGCAGACCGGGCTCACGCCACAGCGCTACCTCAATCGGCTGAGGCTGATGAAAGCGCGCCATTTGCTGCGGCATAGCGATGATAATGTTACTGATATCGCGTTCCAGTGCGGTTTCGGCGACAGTAATCATTTTTCCACCTTGTTCAAACGAGAGTTTTCCTACTCGCCGCAGGCGATGCGTTTGGGCATGACGGCTCATTGA
- a CDS encoding entericidin A/B family lipoprotein, whose protein sequence is MLKKSLVAIFSVFILSAVVGCNTTRGIGQDVESGGKAIQRSAQ, encoded by the coding sequence ATGTTAAAGAAAAGTCTGGTTGCTATTTTCTCTGTATTCATTCTGTCCGCCGTCGTTGGGTGTAATACGACGCGAGGCATTGGGCAGGATGTTGAATCCGGTGGGAAGGCGATACAACGTAGCGCGCAGTAA
- a CDS encoding L-rhamnose isomerase: MISHINQAWELAKIRFAAVGVDAEKAIRQLDRLPVSMHCWQGDDVAGFENPEGDLSGGIQATGNYPGKARNATELRADLDRALSLIPGPKRLNLHAIYLESDRPVARNEIKPEHFQNWVEWAKGNKMGLDFNPTCFSHPLSADGFTLSHANDEIRRFWIEHCQASRRVSAYFGEQLGTPSVMNIWIPDGMKDLAIDRLAPRQRLLAALDEIIAQKFDPAHHIDAVESKLFGIGAESYTVGSNEFYFGYAASRQTALCLDAGHFHPTEVISDKISSAILYVPRLLLHVSRPVRWDSDHVVLLDDETQAIASEIIRHDLFDRVHIGLDFFDASINRIAAWVIGTRNMKKALLRALLEPTAKLRQLELEGDYTARLALLEEQKSLPWQAVWEMYCQQHDTPADAQWLNDVRRYEKDILSQRG, encoded by the coding sequence ATGATCTCTCATATCAATCAAGCCTGGGAACTGGCGAAAATACGTTTTGCCGCCGTCGGCGTCGACGCCGAGAAGGCCATACGCCAGCTCGATCGTCTGCCGGTGTCGATGCACTGCTGGCAGGGCGATGACGTCGCCGGATTCGAGAACCCGGAGGGCGATCTGAGCGGCGGCATCCAGGCCACCGGCAATTACCCCGGCAAAGCACGCAACGCCACCGAGCTCCGGGCCGACCTCGACCGGGCGCTAAGCCTGATCCCCGGCCCCAAACGGTTGAACCTGCATGCGATCTATCTGGAGTCCGATAGGCCGGTCGCGCGCAACGAAATCAAGCCCGAACATTTTCAAAATTGGGTGGAATGGGCCAAGGGCAATAAAATGGGGCTGGATTTTAATCCGACATGCTTCTCCCACCCGCTAAGCGCCGACGGCTTTACGCTCTCGCACGCCAACGATGAAATCCGCCGGTTCTGGATTGAGCATTGCCAGGCCAGCCGCAGGGTATCCGCCTATTTTGGCGAGCAGCTCGGCACGCCGTCGGTGATGAACATCTGGATCCCGGACGGCATGAAAGATCTCGCCATAGATCGTCTTGCCCCGCGCCAGCGCCTGCTTGCCGCACTGGATGAAATTATCGCGCAGAAGTTTGATCCGGCGCATCACATCGATGCGGTCGAGAGCAAACTGTTCGGCATCGGCGCCGAAAGCTATACCGTCGGCTCCAACGAATTTTACTTCGGTTACGCCGCCAGCCGTCAGACCGCGCTATGCCTGGATGCCGGCCATTTTCATCCGACGGAAGTGATCTCCGACAAAATTTCCAGCGCCATCCTGTATGTACCGCGTCTGCTGCTGCACGTCAGCCGCCCCGTTCGCTGGGATAGCGACCACGTGGTACTGCTGGATGATGAAACCCAAGCCATCGCCAGCGAGATCATTCGTCACGACCTCTTCGACCGCGTACACATCGGCCTCGACTTTTTTGATGCCTCCATCAACCGTATCGCCGCCTGGGTCATCGGCACCCGGAATATGAAGAAAGCCCTGCTGCGCGCGCTGTTGGAGCCGACGGCGAAACTGCGTCAACTGGAGTTGGAAGGCGATTACACCGCCCGTTTGGCGCTGCTCGAAGAACAAAAATCGCTGCCGTGGCAGGCGGTGTGGGAAATGTATTGCCAGCAACATGATACGCCGGCCGACGCCCAATGGCTGAACGACGTACGTCGCTATGAAAAAGACATCCTGAGTCAACGCGGTTAA
- a CDS encoding DUF4156 domain-containing protein — translation MKTRIFLGLSAAALLAGCTTANQLSPAGQAVTFADTKPGNECQLIGQVSGSQKNWFSGNNNDGSSMRGAANDLRNKAAAMGGNTIYGATSPSATLLSNFVPLDSKMVGTVYKCP, via the coding sequence ATGAAGACCCGCATATTTCTCGGTCTTTCTGCCGCCGCGCTACTGGCAGGGTGCACGACAGCCAATCAGCTCAGCCCCGCAGGGCAAGCGGTGACGTTTGCGGATACGAAGCCGGGCAACGAATGCCAATTGATCGGTCAGGTCAGCGGCAGCCAGAAAAACTGGTTTTCCGGCAATAATAATGATGGCAGTTCAATGCGCGGCGCCGCGAATGATCTACGCAATAAAGCGGCGGCTATGGGCGGGAATACCATTTATGGCGCAACCAGCCCGAGCGCCACTTTACTGTCGAATTTCGTTCCATTGGACAGCAAGATGGTTGGCACCGTTTATAAATGCCCGTAG
- the rhaB gene encoding rhamnulokinase: MSLRHCIAVDLGASSGRVMLASYDSKDKNLVLREIHRFANGLESVDGHAAWQVDALENEIRLGLQKACDDHPAVDSIGIDTWGVDYVLIDRDGNRVGLPVSYRDGRTDGVMDRAQREIGRNEIYQRSGIQFLPFNTLYQFRALVEQQPELLEKAAHALLIPDYFAFRLTGALNWEYTNATTTQMVNINTDSWDDRLLGWAGVPPKWFGVPTPPGNIIGHWVNRAGDKIPVISVASHDTASAVIAAPLSGGDAAYLSSGTWSLIGFESRTPYTNAAALAANITNEGGAEGRYRVLKNIMGMWLLQRIIKEMAVSDLADLIQRARRIPVCRSVIDPNDDRFINPESMSREIQAACRESRQPIPVSDGELARCIFDSLALSYANALNELTELRNKPFSALHIVGGGSQNHFLNQLCADACGIPVICGPIEASTLGNVGCQLMALGEVANVDAFRTLITRNSELRHFYPDPDSEIARVVAQFQQNRQTSKERCA, from the coding sequence ATGTCCTTACGGCATTGTATTGCCGTTGATCTGGGCGCGTCCAGCGGACGCGTCATGCTCGCCAGTTACGACAGCAAAGATAAAAATCTGGTATTGCGGGAAATCCATCGCTTCGCTAACGGCCTGGAATCGGTAGACGGCCATGCCGCATGGCAGGTGGATGCGCTGGAGAATGAAATTCGCCTCGGCTTGCAGAAAGCCTGCGACGACCATCCCGCCGTCGACAGCATCGGCATCGATACCTGGGGCGTTGACTACGTGCTGATCGATCGCGACGGCAACCGGGTCGGTCTGCCGGTATCCTACCGCGACGGCCGTACCGACGGCGTGATGGATCGCGCGCAGCGGGAGATTGGCCGCAATGAGATTTACCAGCGCAGCGGCATTCAGTTTCTGCCGTTCAATACGCTTTATCAATTCCGCGCCCTGGTAGAACAACAGCCGGAATTGTTGGAAAAAGCGGCCCATGCGCTGCTTATCCCGGATTATTTCGCGTTCCGCCTCACCGGCGCGCTGAACTGGGAATACACCAACGCCACCACCACCCAGATGGTGAATATCAATACCGACAGTTGGGATGATCGCCTGCTCGGCTGGGCGGGGGTTCCGCCAAAGTGGTTTGGCGTCCCCACGCCGCCGGGCAACATTATCGGCCATTGGGTAAATCGCGCCGGCGATAAGATCCCGGTGATTTCCGTCGCCTCGCACGATACCGCCAGCGCGGTTATCGCCGCCCCGCTGTCGGGCGGCGATGCGGCCTACCTCTCATCCGGCACCTGGTCGCTGATCGGCTTTGAAAGCCGAACGCCTTATACCAACGCCGCGGCGCTGGCCGCCAACATAACCAACGAAGGCGGCGCCGAAGGCCGCTATCGGGTGCTGAAAAACATCATGGGGATGTGGCTGCTGCAGCGGATCATCAAAGAGATGGCGGTATCCGATCTTGCGGATCTTATCCAGCGCGCCCGGCGGATCCCCGTTTGCCGCTCGGTGATCGACCCCAACGACGATCGCTTTATCAACCCGGAAAGCATGAGCCGGGAGATCCAGGCCGCATGCCGCGAAAGCCGTCAGCCGATCCCCGTAAGCGACGGCGAACTGGCCCGCTGCATTTTTGACAGCCTGGCATTGTCGTACGCCAATGCGCTGAACGAACTGACTGAACTACGCAATAAACCGTTTAGCGCGCTGCACATTGTCGGCGGCGGCAGCCAAAACCATTTTCTCAACCAGCTGTGCGCCGATGCCTGCGGCATTCCGGTTATTTGCGGGCCGATTGAGGCTTCCACGCTGGGCAACGTCGGCTGTCAGCTGATGGCGCTGGGTGAAGTCGCCAATGTCGACGCATTCCGCACGCTGATAACGAGAAATAGCGAACTCCGCCACTTTTACCCCGATCCAGATAGCGAGATTGCCCGCGTTGTCGCGCAATTTCAGCAAAACCGTCAAACAAGTAAGGAGCGTTGTGCATGA
- the pgi gene encoding glucose-6-phosphate isomerase translates to MKNINPSQTAAWQALQQHFDVMKDVQIKDLFAQDSQRFEHFSATFGDQMLVDYSKNRITAETLEKLQALARETDLAGAIKSMFSGEKINRTEGRAVLHVALRNRSNTPILVDGKDVMPEVNAVLEKMKKFSERVIGGEWKGYTGKAITDVVNIGIGGSDLGPYMVTEALKPYKNHLNMHFVSNVDGTHIAETLKPLNPETTLFLVASKTFTTQETMTNAHSARDWFLKTAQDEKHVAKHFAALSTNAKAVGDFGIDTDNMFEFWDWVGGRYSLWSAIGLSIILSLGFENFEQLLSGAHAMDKHFASTPAEQNLPVLLALIGIWYNNFFGAETEAILPYDQYMHRFAAYFQQGNMESNGKYVDRNGNPVDYQTGPIIWGEPGTNGQHAFYQLIHQGTKLVPCDFIAPAISHNPLSDHHSKLLSNFFAQTEALAFGKSRDVVEAEFAAAGKTAKEVEHVAPFKVFEGNRPTNSILLREITPYSLGLLIALYEHKIFTQGAILNIFTFDQWGVELGKQLANRILPELQDGKEVSSHDSSTNGLINRFKQWRA, encoded by the coding sequence ATGAAAAATATCAACCCAAGCCAAACCGCCGCATGGCAAGCGTTACAACAGCATTTTGATGTAATGAAAGATGTGCAGATCAAAGACTTATTTGCTCAAGATAGTCAGCGTTTTGAGCATTTTTCCGCCACTTTCGGCGATCAGATGCTGGTGGACTACTCCAAAAACCGCATTACGGCGGAAACCTTAGAAAAACTACAGGCACTGGCGCGGGAAACTGACCTGGCAGGCGCAATTAAATCTATGTTTTCCGGTGAAAAAATCAACCGGACCGAGGGCCGCGCGGTACTGCATGTCGCGCTGCGCAACCGTAGCAACACGCCTATTCTGGTCGACGGCAAAGATGTAATGCCGGAAGTGAACGCCGTTCTGGAAAAAATGAAGAAATTCAGCGAACGCGTCATCGGCGGCGAATGGAAAGGTTATACCGGCAAGGCGATTACCGACGTGGTTAACATCGGTATCGGCGGCTCCGATTTGGGCCCGTATATGGTGACCGAAGCGCTGAAACCGTATAAAAATCATCTGAATATGCATTTCGTCTCCAACGTTGACGGCACGCATATCGCTGAAACGCTGAAGCCGCTTAATCCTGAAACCACGCTGTTCCTGGTGGCGTCCAAAACCTTTACCACGCAGGAAACCATGACCAATGCGCACAGCGCGCGCGACTGGTTTCTGAAAACCGCGCAAGACGAAAAACATGTGGCGAAACACTTCGCCGCGCTGTCTACCAATGCCAAAGCCGTCGGCGATTTTGGAATTGATACCGACAACATGTTTGAGTTCTGGGACTGGGTCGGCGGTCGTTATTCCCTGTGGTCGGCGATTGGCTTGTCCATCATTCTTTCCCTGGGCTTTGAGAATTTTGAGCAGTTGCTCAGCGGCGCCCATGCCATGGACAAACACTTTGCCTCCACCCCGGCGGAACAAAACCTGCCGGTGCTGTTGGCGTTGATTGGCATCTGGTACAACAATTTCTTCGGCGCGGAAACGGAAGCCATTCTGCCGTACGACCAATATATGCATCGTTTCGCCGCCTATTTCCAACAGGGGAATATGGAGTCCAACGGTAAATATGTCGATCGCAACGGCAATCCGGTTGATTATCAAACCGGCCCGATTATCTGGGGCGAGCCGGGAACGAACGGCCAGCATGCGTTTTATCAATTGATCCACCAGGGCACCAAACTGGTTCCCTGCGATTTCATCGCGCCGGCGATAAGCCACAACCCGTTAAGCGATCATCACAGCAAACTGCTGTCTAACTTCTTCGCGCAGACGGAAGCGCTGGCGTTCGGCAAGAGCCGCGACGTGGTGGAAGCCGAGTTTGCCGCCGCGGGTAAAACGGCGAAAGAAGTTGAACACGTCGCGCCGTTCAAAGTGTTTGAAGGCAACCGTCCGACCAACTCCATTCTGCTGCGCGAGATCACGCCGTACAGCCTGGGCTTGCTGATCGCATTATACGAACACAAAATCTTTACCCAGGGCGCCATCCTGAACATCTTCACGTTTGATCAGTGGGGCGTGGAGCTGGGTAAACAGTTGGCGAATCGTATTTTGCCTGAGCTGCAAGATGGGAAAGAAGTCAGCAGCCATGACAGTTCGACCAACGGTCTGATTAACCGTTTCAAACAATGGCGCGCTTAA
- a CDS encoding VirK/YbjX family protein, producing the protein MSQFVAPLQTNRITNGWQLIIALVHGDLTPSKEWKKIHFRLKFLCRSLLNWRLTVGLANILASNFLMEKILHMQPDLPCKLHRPYLTAKMNKLERLFALRDHYTLVTQRMPLKLLLGCLNEEPVVLGTAVDKYGNKVMLKMSSISSLNREGEVTVLMCNAKGIILAKITFILMNYRQRPTFFIGGLQGANKEVPHTEIQETTKACYGLFPKRLALEGVCSLAHYLGIDQIIAVGNAGHIYQNWRYHNKKEVLHADYDQFWSSIGGRETTSGYFQLPLRIPRKPIESIASKKRAEYRRRYQLLDELEGEMSQWFQ; encoded by the coding sequence GTGTCTCAATTCGTGGCCCCACTCCAGACAAATAGAATCACTAACGGTTGGCAGTTAATCATTGCATTGGTTCATGGCGACCTTACGCCAAGTAAAGAATGGAAAAAAATTCATTTTCGTTTGAAATTTCTATGCCGCTCACTATTGAATTGGCGCCTTACTGTCGGTCTGGCAAATATCTTGGCATCCAATTTTCTGATGGAAAAGATCCTACATATGCAACCCGACCTGCCTTGCAAATTGCACCGGCCATACCTGACGGCAAAAATGAACAAGCTTGAACGCTTGTTTGCATTGCGCGACCATTATACTTTGGTGACGCAGCGTATGCCTTTGAAGCTGCTGTTGGGATGCTTAAATGAAGAGCCTGTTGTTCTTGGCACCGCTGTGGATAAATATGGCAATAAAGTCATGCTAAAAATGTCATCTATTTCTAGCCTGAATAGAGAAGGGGAAGTCACGGTATTAATGTGTAATGCCAAGGGCATTATTCTGGCGAAAATTACCTTCATACTTATGAATTATCGTCAACGGCCCACGTTTTTCATTGGCGGTTTACAGGGGGCGAATAAGGAGGTGCCGCACACTGAAATTCAGGAAACTACCAAGGCATGCTATGGTCTGTTTCCTAAACGGCTGGCGCTAGAAGGCGTTTGTTCATTAGCTCATTATCTTGGCATTGATCAGATTATCGCGGTGGGGAATGCCGGGCATATTTATCAAAACTGGCGCTATCATAATAAGAAAGAGGTGTTACACGCTGATTATGATCAGTTCTGGTCATCGATCGGCGGACGTGAAACGACTTCTGGATATTTTCAGTTGCCATTACGTATTCCCCGCAAACCAATTGAAAGCATCGCCAGTAAGAAACGCGCTGAATACCGCCGGCGTTATCAGTTACTGGATGAGCTGGAAGGTGAAATGTCTCAGTGGTTTCAATAA
- the efp gene encoding elongation factor P: MATYFSNDFRSGLKIMLDGEPYAIESSEFVKPGKGQAFARVKMRRLLTGKLIEKTFKSTDSAEGADVVDMNLTYLYSDGEFWHFMNNETFEQLAADEKAVGDNAKWLLDQAECIVTLWNGQPIAVTPPNFVELEIVDTDPGLKGDTAGTGGKPATLSTGAVVKVPLFVQIGEVIKVDTRSGEYVSRVK; encoded by the coding sequence ATGGCGACTTATTTTAGCAACGATTTCCGTTCCGGTCTTAAAATCATGTTGGACGGCGAGCCTTACGCTATCGAATCGAGCGAGTTCGTTAAACCGGGTAAAGGCCAGGCTTTCGCTCGTGTGAAAATGCGTCGTTTACTGACCGGTAAACTGATTGAAAAAACCTTCAAATCCACCGATTCTGCTGAAGGCGCAGATGTTGTGGATATGAACCTGACGTACCTGTACAGCGACGGTGAGTTCTGGCATTTCATGAACAATGAAACGTTTGAACAGTTAGCGGCGGATGAGAAAGCGGTTGGCGACAATGCTAAATGGCTGCTCGATCAGGCTGAATGCATCGTAACGCTGTGGAACGGTCAACCTATCGCCGTAACGCCGCCGAACTTTGTTGAACTGGAAATTGTCGATACCGATCCGGGCCTGAAAGGCGACACCGCCGGCACTGGTGGTAAACCCGCGACGCTGAGCACCGGCGCGGTGGTAAAAGTGCCGTTGTTCGTGCAGATCGGCGAAGTGATTAAAGTCGACACCCGTTCCGGCGAATACGTTTCTCGCGTTAAATAA
- the epmB gene encoding EF-P beta-lysylation protein EpmB, with translation MAHIVTLNIPSREDWLQQLADVITDPDELLQLLALNHHAELRQGSDARRLFPLRVPRAFAARMQKGNARDPLLLQVLTAREEFVAAPGFTHDPLDEQHSVVPGLLHKYHNRALLLVKGACAVNCRYCFRRHFPYQENQGNKSNWRQALDYIRQHPELDEIIFSGGDPLMAKDHELDWLITELEKIPHLKRLRIHSRLPVVIPARITEALCQRLSQTSLQVLLVTHINHAQEIDPDLTQSMVRLRHAGVTLLNQSVLLRGVNDNADTLADLSNALFDAGILPYYLHVLDKVQGAAHFLIGDEEARALVKALLTKVSGYLVPRLAREIGGEASKTPLDLGLKQSQ, from the coding sequence ATGGCACACATTGTAACCCTAAATATACCTTCCAGAGAAGATTGGTTGCAGCAACTTGCGGACGTAATTACCGATCCTGACGAGTTACTGCAACTTCTGGCGCTGAATCACCATGCCGAACTCCGGCAAGGGTCTGATGCCCGTAGACTTTTCCCGCTGCGCGTTCCGCGCGCGTTTGCCGCCCGCATGCAAAAGGGAAATGCGCGGGATCCTCTTCTATTGCAGGTTTTAACCGCGCGCGAAGAGTTCGTCGCCGCGCCGGGATTCACTCACGACCCATTGGATGAACAGCATAGCGTCGTGCCGGGATTGCTCCACAAGTACCACAATCGGGCGTTGCTGCTGGTCAAGGGCGCCTGCGCGGTTAACTGCCGCTATTGTTTCCGCAGACATTTCCCCTATCAGGAAAATCAGGGAAATAAATCAAACTGGCGCCAGGCGCTGGACTACATACGGCAACATCCCGAACTGGATGAAATTATTTTTTCCGGCGGCGATCCGTTGATGGCCAAAGACCATGAGCTTGACTGGTTGATAACCGAGCTGGAAAAAATTCCTCACCTAAAACGCCTGCGCATCCACAGCCGTTTACCGGTGGTCATTCCGGCACGCATCACTGAAGCGTTGTGCCAACGCCTGTCACAGACATCGCTTCAGGTGTTGCTGGTCACACATATTAACCACGCGCAGGAAATCGATCCTGATTTAACACAAAGTATGGTGCGTTTGCGCCATGCGGGCGTCACATTGCTGAACCAGAGCGTCCTGCTACGCGGCGTTAATGACAACGCGGATACGCTGGCGGATCTAAGTAACGCCCTGTTTGACGCCGGCATTCTTCCCTACTATCTCCACGTTCTGGATAAAGTTCAGGGAGCCGCCCATTTTCTGATCGGCGATGAAGAGGCGCGTGCGCTGGTCAAAGCGCTACTGACAAAAGTATCGGGCTATCTGGTTCCCCGTCTGGCGCGGGAAATTGGCGGCGAAGCCAGTAAAACGCCGTTGGATTTAGGGCTGAAGCAAAGCCAGTAG
- the rhaR gene encoding HTH-type transcriptional activator RhaR: protein MTAQLILKKDDFFASASQPVAVADRYPQNVFAEHTHEFCELVLVWRGNGLHVLNDRPYRITCGDLFYIRAEDRHSYESVNNLTLHNIIYCPERLQLNVDWQELLQPKQQQGSDPRWRLSSHGMAQARQVIGQIEHESRKRDRLSRCFLESLFLNLAITLCRHRYQPVNAERLAEGEKLDLLIAELVNSLDSPFNFQAFCHQHQVAERPLRQLFREQTGMTIGQYLRQLRICQAKYLLRHNDMLISEIAVRCGFEDSNYFSVVFTKETGMTPRLWRQQCGERSGEKEKALTRAE from the coding sequence GTGACCGCTCAATTGATCCTGAAAAAAGATGACTTCTTCGCATCCGCTTCCCAGCCGGTGGCGGTGGCGGATCGCTATCCGCAAAACGTCTTTGCCGAGCACACGCACGAATTTTGCGAATTGGTTCTGGTGTGGCGCGGCAACGGCCTGCATGTGCTGAATGACCGGCCCTACCGGATAACCTGCGGGGATCTGTTTTATATCCGGGCGGAAGATCGCCACAGCTACGAATCGGTTAACAATCTGACTCTGCATAACATCATCTATTGTCCTGAACGGCTGCAGCTGAATGTCGACTGGCAGGAGTTGCTGCAGCCTAAACAGCAGCAGGGAAGCGATCCCCGCTGGCGGCTAAGCAGTCATGGCATGGCGCAGGCGCGCCAGGTGATTGGTCAAATCGAGCATGAAAGCAGGAAACGCGATCGGTTGTCCCGCTGCTTTCTGGAAAGTCTGTTTCTGAATCTCGCCATTACGCTGTGCCGCCACCGTTACCAACCCGTCAATGCCGAGCGCCTGGCGGAAGGCGAGAAGCTCGATCTGTTGATCGCGGAGCTGGTCAATAGCCTCGATAGCCCATTCAACTTTCAAGCCTTTTGTCATCAGCATCAGGTGGCCGAACGCCCGTTGCGCCAGCTATTCCGCGAACAGACCGGTATGACGATCGGCCAGTATCTGCGCCAGTTGCGTATCTGTCAGGCCAAATACCTGTTGCGTCATAACGATATGCTAATCAGCGAGATAGCCGTGCGCTGCGGTTTTGAGGACAGCAACTATTTTTCGGTGGTCTTTACCAAGGAAACGGGGATGACGCCGCGCTTGTGGCGTCAGCAGTGCGGCGAGCGATCCGGCGAAAAAGAAAAAGCGCTCACGCGCGCCGAATAG
- the lysC gene encoding lysine-sensitive aspartokinase 3: MSEQANPIIIAKFGGTSVADFDAMNHSADIVLSNPDVRVVVLSASAGVTNLLVALAEGQGQEQRLHILDQIRKIQYAIIDRLAEPAVIRDEIDRMLENVTTLSEAAALATSNALTDELVSHGELMSTLLFVEVLRQREVIAEWFDVRKVMRTNDHFGRAEPDCTALGELTRSQLQPRLDKGLVITQGFIGSEAKGRTTTLGRGGSDYTAALLGEALNAARIDIWTDVPGIYTTDPRVVPAAKRIDQIMFEEAAEMATFGAKVLHPATLLPAVRSDIPVFVGSSKDPAAGGTLVCNKTENPPLFRALALRRKQTLLTLHSLNMLHARGFLAEVFSILARHNISVDLITTSEVNVALTLDTTGSTSTGDSLLSSALLTELSSLCRVEVEENLSLVALIGNKLSQACGVGKEVFGVLDPFNIRLICYGASSNNLCFLVPGEDAERVVQTLHRSLFE, translated from the coding sequence ATGTCCGAACAAGCCAACCCTATTATTATCGCCAAATTCGGCGGCACCAGCGTCGCTGATTTTGACGCCATGAATCACAGCGCGGATATTGTGCTTTCCAACCCCGATGTCCGGGTTGTGGTGCTGTCCGCCTCTGCCGGCGTCACCAATTTGCTGGTTGCTCTGGCGGAAGGTCAGGGGCAGGAGCAGCGTCTTCATATCCTGGATCAGATTCGTAAAATCCAATACGCCATCATCGACCGTCTGGCGGAACCAGCGGTGATCCGCGACGAAATCGACCGCATGCTCGAAAATGTCACCACCCTGTCTGAAGCTGCCGCATTGGCGACCTCCAACGCATTGACGGATGAACTGGTCAGCCACGGCGAACTGATGTCCACGCTGCTGTTTGTTGAAGTTTTGCGCCAGCGCGAGGTAATCGCCGAATGGTTTGACGTGCGCAAGGTCATGCGCACCAACGACCATTTCGGACGCGCGGAACCCGATTGCACGGCATTAGGGGAACTCACGCGCAGCCAGTTGCAGCCCCGTTTGGATAAAGGGCTAGTCATCACGCAAGGCTTTATCGGCAGCGAGGCCAAGGGCCGGACCACCACCCTGGGCCGCGGCGGCAGCGATTACACCGCGGCACTGCTGGGCGAAGCCCTGAATGCCGCCCGCATTGATATCTGGACCGATGTGCCCGGAATCTATACCACCGACCCGCGCGTAGTGCCGGCGGCCAAACGCATCGACCAGATTATGTTTGAAGAAGCCGCCGAGATGGCGACCTTCGGCGCGAAAGTACTGCATCCGGCCACGCTGCTGCCCGCGGTGCGCAGCGACATTCCGGTGTTTGTCGGCTCCAGCAAAGATCCTGCGGCGGGCGGCACGCTGGTGTGCAACAAAACGGAAAACCCGCCGTTATTCCGTGCGCTGGCGCTGCGCCGCAAACAAACGCTGCTCACGCTGCATAGTCTGAATATGCTGCACGCGCGCGGCTTTCTGGCGGAAGTATTCAGCATTCTGGCCCGTCATAATATCTCGGTGGATTTGATCACCACATCTGAAGTAAATGTGGCATTGACGCTGGACACCACCGGTTCGACCTCAACCGGCGATAGCCTGTTGTCCAGCGCATTGCTGACCGAGTTGTCCTCGCTGTGCCGGGTGGAAGTGGAAGAGAACCTGTCGCTGGTGGCGTTAATCGGCAACAAACTGTCGCAGGCCTGCGGGGTGGGCAAAGAGGTCTTTGGCGTGCTGGATCCGTTTAATATCCGCTTGATTTGCTACGGCGCCAGCAGCAACAATCTGTGCTTCCTGGTGCCTGGCGAGGACGCCGAACGCGTAGTGCAAACGCTGCATCGCAGCCTGTTTGAATAA